A single Rubrivivax gelatinosus IL144 DNA region contains:
- a CDS encoding CBS domain-containing protein, which yields MNTIADVMTRDPVAVRPRETVQRAAQLMDELNVGCLPVCEDWQVRGIVTDRDITVRATAAGLDPGSTEVAAVMSEGVRCCSQRQSPAEVLRQMAAVQIRRLPVIDDAGRLVGIVSLGDLAARLPAGVEEALRQISTPAAPDRAAA from the coding sequence ATGAACACGATTGCCGACGTGATGACCCGCGACCCGGTCGCGGTCCGCCCCCGCGAGACGGTGCAGCGCGCCGCGCAGCTGATGGACGAGCTCAACGTCGGCTGCCTGCCGGTCTGCGAGGACTGGCAGGTGCGCGGCATCGTCACCGACCGCGACATCACGGTGCGCGCCACCGCCGCGGGGCTGGACCCGGGCTCGACCGAGGTCGCCGCGGTGATGAGCGAAGGCGTGCGCTGCTGCTCGCAGCGCCAGTCGCCGGCCGAGGTGCTGCGCCAGATGGCGGCGGTGCAGATCCGCCGCCTGCCGGTGATCGACGACGCCGGCCGGCTGGTCGGCATCGTCTCGCTCGGCGACCTCGCCGCGCGGCTGCCGGCCGGCGTCGAGGAGGCCTTGCGCCAGATCTCGACGCCGGCGGCTCCCGACCGCGCGGCCGCATGA
- a CDS encoding PQQ-dependent sugar dehydrogenase, translated as MRPATLARLAPLALAAALIGCSETSRLQNGADVGPDPTLVEPVRTMLPTVKVAKAVGWPEGERPVAAPGLEVQAFATGLDHPRWLQVLPNGDVLVAETNAPERPEKARGGLKNWFMKLTMKKAGAGVPSADRVTLLRDADGDGRAETRVPFLENLHSPFGMALVGDRFFVANTDAVMEYPYRGGETRITGAGRRLAELPAGPRNHHWTKSLIASLDGRTLYATVGSNSNVAENGLDEERGRAAIWAIDVADGAMRLYASGLRNPNGMAWEPATGLLWVVVNERDELGSDLVPDYLTSVREGGFYGWPFRWWGDRVETRVPAPPTLPETVRPDYALGAHVAALGLAAARGSTVTTPLGGATDGMFVGEHGSWNRRPPSGYKVVFVPFVGGRPSGKPVDVLTGFLDPEGQARGRPVGVAVDRRGALLVADDVGNTVWRVVPAARAQPPQR; from the coding sequence ATGAGGCCCGCCACCCTGGCCAGGCTGGCGCCGCTGGCCCTCGCGGCGGCCCTGATCGGCTGCTCCGAGACCTCGCGGCTGCAGAACGGGGCCGACGTCGGGCCCGACCCGACGCTGGTCGAGCCGGTGCGCACGATGCTGCCCACGGTCAAGGTCGCCAAGGCGGTCGGCTGGCCCGAGGGCGAGCGCCCGGTCGCGGCGCCCGGCCTGGAGGTGCAGGCCTTCGCCACCGGGCTGGACCATCCGCGCTGGCTGCAGGTGCTGCCCAACGGCGACGTGCTGGTCGCCGAGACCAACGCCCCGGAGCGCCCCGAGAAAGCCCGCGGCGGCCTCAAGAACTGGTTCATGAAGCTGACGATGAAGAAGGCCGGCGCCGGCGTGCCCAGCGCCGACCGCGTCACGCTGCTGCGCGACGCCGACGGCGACGGCCGCGCCGAGACCCGCGTGCCCTTCCTCGAGAACCTGCACTCGCCGTTCGGCATGGCGCTGGTCGGCGACCGCTTCTTCGTCGCCAACACCGACGCGGTGATGGAGTACCCCTACCGCGGCGGCGAGACGCGCATCACCGGCGCCGGCCGCCGCCTGGCCGAACTGCCGGCCGGGCCGCGCAACCACCACTGGACCAAGAGCCTGATCGCCAGCCTCGACGGCCGCACGCTCTACGCCACGGTCGGCTCCAACAGCAACGTCGCCGAGAACGGCCTCGACGAGGAGCGCGGCCGCGCCGCGATCTGGGCGATCGACGTCGCCGACGGCGCGATGCGGCTGTACGCCAGCGGCCTGCGCAACCCCAACGGCATGGCCTGGGAGCCGGCGACCGGGCTGCTGTGGGTGGTGGTCAACGAACGCGACGAACTCGGCAGCGACCTGGTGCCCGACTACCTCACGTCGGTGCGCGAAGGCGGCTTCTACGGCTGGCCGTTCCGCTGGTGGGGCGACCGCGTCGAGACGCGCGTGCCCGCGCCGCCGACCCTGCCAGAGACGGTCCGGCCCGACTACGCGCTCGGGGCCCACGTCGCCGCGCTGGGCCTGGCCGCGGCGCGCGGCTCGACGGTGACGACGCCGCTGGGCGGCGCCACCGACGGCATGTTCGTCGGCGAACACGGCTCCTGGAACCGGCGACCGCCTTCGGGCTACAAGGTGGTCTTCGTGCCCTTCGTCGGCGGCCGCCCGAGCGGCAAGCCGGTCGACGTGCTGACCGGCTTCCTCGACCCCGAAGGCCAGGCCCGGGGCCGCCCGGTCGGCGTCGCGGTCGACCGGCGCGGCGCGCTGCTGGTGGCCGACGACGTCGGCAACACCGTCTGGCGCGTCGTGCCGGCCGCCAGAGCGCAGCCGCCTCAGCGATAG
- a CDS encoding GNAT family N-acetyltransferase yields MSSQPGGCRPPYRIRLETPADHDEVVRLTRQAFWNVHVPGCSEHYLVHRMRRHADVLPELALVLELDGRLVGSILYTRARLVDGQGREKPVLSFGPLSILPEFQRRGLGKALVAESFARAVALGHDVVVIFGNPANYVSLGFRSCVRHSIAVAPGVFPAALLVRELVPGALPRGDWLYRGSPVYEFDAAEADAFDTGFDPMPRLARPSQEEFFILSRARVTPDGA; encoded by the coding sequence GTGTCGAGCCAACCCGGAGGCTGCCGGCCGCCATATCGCATCCGTCTCGAGACGCCGGCGGATCACGACGAGGTCGTGCGGCTGACGCGCCAGGCGTTCTGGAACGTGCATGTGCCCGGCTGCAGCGAACACTACCTGGTGCACCGGATGCGCCGTCATGCCGACGTCTTGCCCGAGCTCGCACTGGTGCTCGAACTCGATGGCCGCCTCGTCGGCAGCATCCTGTACACGCGCGCCCGGCTGGTCGACGGGCAGGGCCGAGAGAAGCCGGTGCTGAGCTTCGGGCCGCTGTCGATCCTGCCGGAGTTTCAGCGGCGCGGGCTGGGCAAGGCGCTGGTCGCCGAGTCCTTCGCACGTGCCGTGGCACTGGGCCACGACGTCGTCGTCATTTTCGGCAACCCGGCGAACTACGTGTCGCTGGGTTTTCGCAGCTGCGTGCGTCACTCGATCGCCGTCGCGCCGGGCGTCTTCCCCGCCGCGCTGCTGGTACGTGAACTGGTCCCTGGTGCGCTGCCGCGCGGCGACTGGCTGTACCGCGGCAGCCCGGTCTACGAGTTCGACGCGGCCGAGGCGGATGCCTTCGACACCGGCTTCGATCCGATGCCGCGGCTGGCGCGGCCCAGCCAGGAAGAGTTCTTCATCCTGAGCCGGGCGAGGGTCACGCCGGACGGCGCATGA
- a CDS encoding LysR family transcriptional regulator → MDRFEAMRAFVRVVDSGSFTQAARQLGLHKATVSQQVMALEATLGVRLLTRSTRSVAPTAEGLAYHHRACTILQQLDEAETELRQGGQAIQGHLRVDVPVAVGRLVLAPAMREFLDRHPGLSVELGCSDRVVDLVGAGVDCALRGGELPDSGLAARRIGQLRFVLCAAPRYIDEHGLPQTPEALAGHRQVGYLSGATGALRPLRLQREGRSVEVEVPARIVTTDSGAALSAALDGLGLVQLAEFVAAHHLASGALVRVLPGWQSPSLPIHWVTPTPRQRPARVQAFIDWAQALLVRRLGSGLEPA, encoded by the coding sequence ATGGACCGATTCGAAGCGATGCGCGCCTTCGTGCGCGTGGTCGACAGCGGCAGCTTCACCCAGGCCGCGCGCCAGCTGGGCCTGCACAAGGCCACCGTCAGCCAGCAGGTGATGGCGCTGGAGGCGACGCTGGGCGTGCGCCTGCTGACGCGCAGCACCCGCTCGGTCGCGCCGACCGCCGAAGGCCTGGCCTACCACCACCGCGCCTGCACGATCCTGCAGCAGCTCGACGAGGCCGAGACCGAGCTGCGCCAGGGCGGCCAGGCGATCCAGGGCCATCTGCGCGTGGACGTGCCGGTGGCCGTCGGCCGCCTGGTGCTGGCGCCGGCGATGCGCGAGTTCCTCGACCGGCATCCGGGCCTCAGCGTCGAACTCGGCTGCAGCGACCGCGTCGTCGACCTGGTCGGCGCCGGGGTCGACTGCGCACTGCGCGGCGGCGAGCTGCCCGACTCGGGGCTGGCCGCGCGCCGCATCGGCCAGCTGCGTTTCGTGCTCTGCGCGGCGCCACGCTACATCGACGAGCACGGCCTGCCGCAGACGCCCGAGGCGCTGGCCGGGCACCGGCAGGTCGGCTACCTGAGCGGCGCCACCGGCGCGCTGAGACCGCTGCGCCTGCAGCGCGAAGGCCGCAGCGTCGAGGTGGAGGTGCCGGCGCGCATCGTCACCACCGACAGCGGCGCCGCGCTCAGCGCCGCGCTCGACGGGCTGGGCCTGGTGCAGCTGGCCGAGTTCGTCGCCGCCCACCACCTCGCCAGCGGCGCGCTGGTGCGCGTGCTGCCGGGCTGGCAGAGCCCGTCGCTGCCGATCCACTGGGTGACGCCGACCCCGCGCCAGCGCCCGGCGCGCGTGCAGGCCTTCATCGACTGGGCGCAGGCGCTGCTGGTGCGGCGGCTGGGAAGCGGGCTGGAGCCGGCCTAA
- a CDS encoding DUF6513 domain-containing protein, which produces MEHIVFLTGRLAQPQLERVLDGIADPPFTWEVREIGLQVAALMTADLIRRRVATPVDAQRILVPGRCRGELEPLAEHYGIPVQRGPEELKDLPRFFNRAAKPVDLSATGPRIFAEIIDAPRLSLEDIAERALAFVRQGADVIDIGCLPATPFPHLEDVVRMLKGEGLEVSVDSTDPDELLRAGRAGADYLLSLNLDTLWIADEVKSTPVLIPRTPQDEASLFTAVETLSARGRAFLADPILDPIPFGFTASIVRYHALRQRFPTAPILMGVGNLTELTEADTSGINALLFGIAAELDVAAVLTTQVSRHARRAIKEADWARRIMTAAAREKTPPKNLSSALCTVHARDPFPDTPQEIAATAAQVRDPNFRVQVAHDGLHVYNRDGLRHGTGAFDLWPRLGLEGDAAHAFYMGVELAHAELAWRLGKRYVQDQPLDWGCAVERAEDDLASWCAPGSTRP; this is translated from the coding sequence ATGGAACACATTGTCTTTTTGACGGGCCGGCTGGCCCAGCCGCAACTCGAGCGTGTGCTCGACGGCATCGCCGACCCGCCGTTCACCTGGGAGGTGCGCGAGATCGGCCTGCAGGTCGCCGCGCTGATGACCGCCGACCTGATCCGCCGCCGCGTCGCGACGCCAGTGGACGCGCAGCGCATCCTGGTGCCCGGCCGCTGCCGCGGCGAGCTGGAGCCGCTGGCCGAGCACTACGGCATCCCGGTGCAGCGTGGCCCCGAGGAACTGAAGGACCTGCCGCGTTTCTTCAACCGCGCCGCCAAGCCGGTGGACCTGAGCGCCACCGGCCCGCGCATCTTCGCCGAGATCATCGACGCACCGCGGCTGTCGCTGGAGGACATCGCCGAACGCGCGCTGGCCTTCGTGCGCCAGGGCGCCGACGTCATCGACATCGGCTGCCTGCCGGCGACGCCGTTCCCGCATCTCGAAGACGTGGTGCGCATGCTCAAGGGCGAGGGCCTGGAGGTCAGCGTCGACTCCACCGACCCCGACGAACTGCTGCGCGCCGGCCGCGCCGGTGCCGACTACCTGCTGAGCCTGAACCTCGACACGCTGTGGATCGCCGACGAAGTGAAGTCGACGCCGGTGCTGATCCCGCGCACGCCGCAGGACGAGGCCTCGCTGTTCACGGCCGTCGAGACCTTGTCGGCGCGCGGCCGCGCCTTCCTGGCCGACCCCATCCTCGACCCGATCCCCTTCGGCTTCACCGCGTCCATCGTGCGCTACCACGCGCTGCGCCAGCGTTTCCCGACGGCGCCGATCCTGATGGGCGTCGGCAACCTGACCGAACTCACCGAAGCCGACACCAGCGGCATCAACGCGCTGCTGTTCGGCATCGCCGCCGAACTCGACGTCGCCGCGGTGCTGACGACGCAGGTCAGCCGCCACGCCCGGCGCGCGATCAAGGAAGCCGACTGGGCGCGCCGCATCATGACCGCCGCGGCGCGCGAGAAGACGCCGCCGAAGAACCTGTCGTCGGCCTTGTGCACGGTGCACGCACGCGATCCCTTCCCGGACACGCCGCAGGAGATCGCCGCCACCGCCGCCCAGGTGCGCGACCCCAACTTCCGCGTCCAGGTCGCGCACGACGGCCTGCACGTCTACAACCGCGACGGCCTGCGCCACGGCACCGGCGCTTTCGACCTGTGGCCGCGGCTGGGGCTGGAGGGCGACGCGGCGCATGCCTTCTACATGGGCGTCGAGCTGGCGCACGCCGAACTCGCCTGGCGCCTGGGCAAGCGCTACGTGCAGGACCAGCCGCTGGACTGGGGCTGCGCGGTCGAACGCGCCGAGGACGATCTCGCGTCCTGGTGCGCGCCGGGCAGCACGCGGCCTTAG
- a CDS encoding MarR family winged helix-turn-helix transcriptional regulator encodes MDSPTFARRLGLLYRELSLRAARRMEQGRDSLAPEAVELLLHLAQTGPATLAELARQLERPQSTVSARVSMLEAGGLLSRQPDRQDPRRLQVWLSASGRRALAEAMELLDTACLAAAAAAWDGERRRRLVDELDALLDAMPPLAAPAAVGQRAANDDG; translated from the coding sequence GTGGACAGCCCGACCTTCGCCCGCCGCCTGGGCCTGCTGTACCGCGAGCTGTCGCTGCGCGCCGCGCGGCGCATGGAGCAGGGCCGCGACAGCCTGGCCCCCGAGGCCGTCGAGCTGCTGCTGCACCTGGCGCAGACCGGCCCGGCGACGCTGGCCGAACTGGCGCGCCAGCTCGAGCGGCCGCAGTCCACCGTCAGCGCCCGGGTCTCGATGCTCGAAGCCGGCGGCCTGCTGTCGCGCCAGCCCGACCGGCAGGACCCGCGGCGGCTGCAGGTCTGGCTCAGCGCCTCGGGGCGGCGTGCACTGGCCGAGGCGATGGAGCTGCTGGACACCGCCTGCCTGGCCGCGGCGGCCGCGGCCTGGGACGGCGAACGGCGCCGGCGCCTGGTCGACGAACTCGACGCCTTGCTCGATGCGATGCCGCCGTTGGCGGCGCCCGCTGCGGTCGGCCAGCGTGCCGCCAACGACGACGGCTGA
- a CDS encoding DUF6603 domain-containing protein — protein MQSQVPLPALATPLGDALRTRLGLQLDKTEATVDPAGFAATHAAAESLALATLVTGETLAALRTLGEVLAELQAGAADLGDLVKVVRQIDRLLGASPGKPPSAYSLAKLLLIVSGDADEPDTRPPARRLVYLLKGENPDGNALSDAAVAEPQAIVALALMAVGTVIDRGFGSDDADAGMPAAALPAAAIPLPPAQLTREFELAKSADAARKLVLQLGWDGAAAPPKLHARLRSTLAAEQAAGDGFVVGLTASNEVALAFALPPLAPLPASLPRPEFSGAVELGLVFGRRNAAQPLRLGPADGTHFAIGELSGAIVLKNLEPRLEFDLKDSRLVLKVGDDPFLGAILGDQIEVALAFGLVADRAGGLRLKDGTGLRATIPLEAIPNSPVQIPFLTFELRKADGLNRVELELSGSFQVQIGPFQGSIDRLGTTLNLQNLLAGVAAADWGLKPPSGAGLAIDAGVLKGGGFLLFDPQRGEYGGILDIRLMQIGVKAIGLLGTKNPQGWSLLLIIAANLPPIQLGFGFTLTGLGGLIGVQHTIDRDVLSNGLAAGSLDSFLFPQNPVANAPQLFNQLRVIFPFKAGGFVIGPMLELGWGTLSLVTARLGLLIEPSQIVFVGQVIVQLPPLVDKSLAILRLQVDFAGGVVFDPLQIWFDGVLRDSRVLFISLHGQFAFRAVFGDRPSFLISAGGFHPRFTDLPPGLPSPFQRVGCEFSIGIVGMSFDGYFAVTSATVQGGAALRVWGDVGIASFEGGFEFNAIVYLVPKFRFETDIHVFAGVEVFGIDFASVDIYGLLAGPGRWHIIGRAEVHTPWPLPDFGFHVDEEWGEERETIVRRVRLVDALRPELENLANWSAQLAQDGDAFASFAKPQTPADAPASLIAHPNALLQFVQKRLPLAKRLDKLGSDAIDGAREIAVETLVFGGQPQAPDRTLADPFPAAQFLEMNQDDLLGKPSFDRFTSGFEVGQREYRFGAAVAEVFDYEEVNLSIDKSDGRLALPGLALEAHRQWALEVGATGRSPLRRKRALSPAEELKLGVRPPPLAALDAGLGTLAARPLGGMAASSYFHAEDAAAGALVVEQFETAF, from the coding sequence TTGCAGTCCCAAGTCCCGCTGCCGGCGCTGGCCACGCCGCTGGGCGATGCGCTGCGCACCCGGCTCGGCCTGCAGCTCGACAAGACCGAGGCCACGGTCGACCCGGCGGGCTTTGCCGCCACGCATGCGGCGGCCGAGTCGCTGGCGCTGGCCACGCTGGTCACCGGCGAGACGCTGGCCGCATTGCGCACGCTGGGCGAGGTGCTGGCCGAGCTGCAGGCCGGCGCCGCCGACCTCGGCGACCTGGTCAAGGTCGTGCGCCAGATCGACCGCCTGCTCGGCGCCAGCCCGGGCAAGCCGCCGTCGGCGTATTCGCTGGCCAAGCTGCTGCTGATCGTCTCCGGCGACGCCGACGAGCCCGACACCCGCCCGCCGGCGCGCCGCCTGGTCTACCTGCTCAAGGGCGAGAACCCCGACGGCAATGCGCTGTCCGACGCCGCCGTCGCCGAGCCCCAGGCCATCGTCGCGCTGGCGCTGATGGCCGTGGGCACCGTCATCGACCGCGGTTTCGGCAGCGACGACGCCGACGCCGGCATGCCCGCCGCAGCGCTGCCAGCGGCGGCGATCCCGCTGCCGCCGGCCCAGCTGACCCGGGAGTTCGAACTCGCCAAGTCGGCCGACGCCGCACGCAAGCTGGTGCTGCAGCTCGGTTGGGACGGCGCCGCGGCGCCGCCGAAGCTGCACGCGCGGCTGCGCAGCACGCTGGCCGCAGAGCAGGCCGCCGGCGACGGGTTCGTCGTCGGCCTGACGGCCAGCAACGAGGTTGCGCTGGCTTTCGCCTTGCCGCCGCTGGCGCCGCTGCCGGCCAGCCTGCCGCGGCCCGAGTTCAGCGGCGCGGTCGAGCTCGGCCTGGTCTTCGGCCGCCGCAACGCCGCCCAGCCGCTGCGCCTGGGGCCGGCGGACGGTACGCACTTCGCGATCGGCGAGCTTTCCGGCGCCATCGTGCTGAAGAACCTGGAGCCGCGGCTGGAGTTCGACCTGAAGGACAGCCGCCTGGTGCTGAAGGTCGGCGACGACCCGTTTCTCGGCGCCATCCTCGGCGACCAGATCGAGGTCGCGCTGGCCTTCGGCCTGGTCGCCGACCGCGCCGGCGGCCTGCGGTTGAAGGACGGCACCGGGCTGCGCGCGACGATCCCGCTGGAGGCGATCCCGAACTCGCCGGTGCAGATCCCATTCCTGACTTTCGAGCTGCGCAAGGCTGACGGCCTGAACCGCGTCGAGCTCGAGCTCTCGGGCTCGTTCCAAGTGCAGATCGGGCCGTTCCAGGGTTCGATCGACCGCCTGGGCACGACGCTGAACCTGCAGAACCTGCTGGCCGGCGTGGCCGCCGCCGACTGGGGGCTCAAGCCGCCGTCGGGCGCCGGGCTGGCGATCGACGCCGGCGTCTTGAAGGGCGGCGGCTTCCTGCTCTTCGACCCGCAGCGCGGCGAGTACGGCGGCATCCTCGACATCCGCCTGATGCAGATCGGCGTCAAGGCGATCGGCCTGCTGGGCACGAAGAACCCGCAGGGCTGGTCGCTGCTGCTGATCATCGCCGCCAACCTGCCGCCGATCCAGCTCGGCTTCGGCTTCACGCTGACCGGGCTGGGCGGGCTGATCGGCGTGCAGCACACGATCGACCGCGACGTGCTGTCCAACGGCCTGGCCGCCGGCTCGCTGGACAGCTTCCTGTTCCCGCAGAACCCGGTGGCCAACGCGCCGCAGCTGTTCAACCAGCTGCGCGTGATCTTTCCGTTCAAGGCCGGCGGCTTCGTCATCGGGCCGATGCTGGAGCTGGGCTGGGGCACGCTCAGCTTGGTCACCGCACGTCTCGGGCTGCTGATCGAACCGAGCCAGATCGTCTTCGTCGGCCAGGTCATCGTGCAGCTGCCGCCGCTGGTCGACAAGAGCCTGGCGATCCTGCGCCTGCAGGTCGACTTCGCCGGCGGCGTTGTCTTCGACCCGCTGCAGATCTGGTTCGACGGCGTGCTGCGCGACTCGCGCGTGCTGTTCATCTCGCTGCACGGCCAGTTCGCCTTCCGCGCCGTCTTCGGCGACCGGCCGAGCTTCCTGATCAGCGCCGGCGGTTTCCACCCGCGTTTCACCGACCTGCCGCCGGGCTTGCCGAGCCCGTTCCAGCGTGTCGGCTGCGAGTTCTCGATCGGCATCGTCGGGATGAGCTTCGACGGCTACTTCGCCGTCACCTCGGCGACGGTGCAGGGCGGCGCGGCGCTGCGCGTCTGGGGCGACGTCGGCATCGCCAGCTTCGAGGGCGGCTTCGAGTTCAACGCCATCGTCTACCTGGTGCCGAAGTTCCGCTTCGAGACCGACATCCACGTCTTCGCCGGCGTCGAGGTCTTCGGCATCGACTTCGCCAGCGTCGACATCTACGGCCTGCTGGCCGGCCCCGGGCGCTGGCACATCATCGGCCGCGCCGAGGTGCACACGCCGTGGCCGCTGCCGGACTTCGGTTTCCACGTCGACGAGGAGTGGGGCGAGGAGCGCGAGACCATCGTGCGCCGCGTGCGCCTGGTCGACGCGCTGCGGCCCGAGCTGGAGAACCTGGCCAACTGGTCGGCCCAGCTCGCCCAGGACGGCGACGCCTTCGCCAGCTTCGCCAAGCCGCAAACGCCGGCCGACGCGCCGGCGTCGCTGATCGCGCATCCGAACGCGCTGCTGCAGTTCGTGCAGAAGCGCCTGCCGCTGGCCAAGCGGCTGGACAAGCTGGGCTCGGACGCGATCGACGGCGCTCGCGAGATCGCGGTCGAGACGCTTGTCTTCGGCGGGCAGCCCCAGGCGCCCGACCGCACGCTCGCCGACCCGTTCCCGGCGGCGCAGTTCCTGGAGATGAACCAGGACGACCTGCTCGGCAAACCCTCGTTCGACCGCTTCACGTCCGGGTTCGAGGTCGGCCAGCGCGAGTACCGCTTCGGCGCCGCGGTGGCCGAGGTCTTCGACTACGAGGAGGTCAACCTGTCGATCGACAAGAGCGACGGCCGCCTGGCGCTGCCCGGCCTGGCGCTGGAGGCGCACCGCCAGTGGGCGCTGGAAGTCGGCGCCACCGGGCGCTCGCCGCTGCGCCGCAAACGTGCGCTGTCGCCGGCCGAGGAGCTGAAGCTGGGCGTCAGGCCGCCGCCGCTGGCGGCGCTGGACGCCGGCCTGGGCACCCTGGCCGCGCGCCCGCTGGGCGGCATGGCGGCCAGTTCGTATTTCCACGCCGAGGACGCCGCCGCCGGCGCCTTGGTCGTCGAGCAGTTCGAGACCGCGTTCTGA
- a CDS encoding aminotransferase-like domain-containing protein, producing MKRYERYAEEIAELIRSGTLRPGERLPSVRQASASRRISPATVFEAYYRLEARGLIQARPRSGYYVAEPVAARAAEPATASPSPRTTEVEISELVFDVLGSTRRPDVVPLGSAFPSPALFPLDALARTLTPAMRRLDAGRIVEELTTGSEALRRQIGLRYVVAGTAVDARELVVTDGAMEALNLCLQAVTRPGDLVAVESPTFYAALQALERLQLRAVEVATHPRHGIEVDSLAEVLQRHPVKACWFMPSFQNPLGSLMPEANKRALVELLARHGVPLIEDDVYGELHFGARRPPPAKAFDRDGLVMHCSSFSKCLAPGYRVGWTAAGRYAQAVQRLKLMTTLTTAMPSQEALAAYLQHGGYDRHLRQLRQALADSQARMLAALARHFPAGTRVTRPEGGYFLWVELPDGVDALLLQRQAAAHDIGLAPGHLFSADRRFARCLRLNYGHPADARVEPALRTLGRLVHEQRRPPEPLPRAP from the coding sequence GTGAAGCGCTACGAACGTTATGCCGAGGAGATCGCCGAACTGATCCGCAGCGGCACGCTGCGGCCCGGCGAGCGCCTGCCCTCGGTGCGCCAGGCCAGCGCCAGCCGGCGCATCAGCCCGGCGACGGTCTTCGAGGCCTATTACCGGCTGGAAGCGCGCGGGCTGATCCAGGCCCGGCCGCGTTCGGGCTACTACGTCGCCGAGCCGGTGGCCGCGCGTGCCGCCGAGCCGGCGACGGCCTCGCCGAGCCCGCGCACGACCGAAGTCGAGATCAGCGAACTGGTCTTCGACGTGCTCGGCTCGACACGCCGGCCCGACGTCGTGCCGTTGGGCTCGGCCTTCCCGAGCCCGGCGCTGTTCCCGCTGGACGCGCTGGCGCGCACGCTGACGCCGGCGATGCGCCGCCTGGACGCCGGCCGCATCGTCGAGGAGCTGACCACCGGCAGCGAGGCGCTGCGCCGGCAGATCGGCCTGCGCTACGTCGTCGCCGGCACCGCGGTCGACGCGCGCGAACTGGTCGTCACCGACGGCGCGATGGAGGCGCTGAACCTGTGCCTGCAGGCCGTCACGCGGCCCGGCGACCTGGTCGCCGTCGAGTCGCCGACCTTCTACGCCGCGCTGCAGGCGCTGGAGCGGCTGCAGCTGCGCGCCGTCGAGGTCGCGACGCACCCGCGCCACGGCATCGAGGTCGACTCGCTGGCCGAGGTGCTGCAGCGCCACCCGGTGAAGGCCTGCTGGTTCATGCCCAGCTTCCAGAACCCGCTGGGCAGCCTGATGCCAGAGGCGAACAAACGCGCGCTGGTCGAGCTGCTGGCGCGCCACGGCGTGCCGCTGATCGAGGACGACGTCTACGGCGAGCTGCACTTCGGCGCCCGCCGCCCGCCGCCGGCCAAGGCCTTCGACCGCGACGGGCTGGTGATGCACTGCAGCTCGTTCTCCAAGTGCCTGGCGCCCGGTTACCGCGTCGGCTGGACGGCGGCGGGGCGCTACGCCCAGGCGGTGCAGCGGCTGAAGCTGATGACGACGCTGACCACCGCGATGCCCTCGCAGGAGGCGCTGGCCGCCTACCTGCAGCACGGCGGCTACGACCGCCACCTGCGCCAGCTGCGCCAGGCGCTGGCCGACAGCCAGGCGCGCATGCTGGCCGCGCTGGCGCGCCACTTCCCGGCCGGCACGCGCGTCACGCGGCCCGAGGGCGGCTACTTCCTCTGGGTCGAGCTGCCCGACGGCGTCGATGCGCTGCTGCTGCAGCGCCAGGCGGCGGCGCACGACATCGGCCTGGCGCCGGGCCACCTGTTCTCGGCCGACCGGCGCTTCGCACGCTGCCTGCGGCTGAACTATGGCCACCCGGCCGATGCGCGCGTGGAACCGGCCTTGCGCACGCTGGGCCGTCTGGTGCACGAGCAGCGCCGCCCCCCTGAACCGCTGCCGCGCGCTCCCTAG